From the Leptolyngbya sp. O-77 genome, one window contains:
- a CDS encoding cytochrome b/b6 domain-containing protein, translating to MPTRPYQPLLLRILHGVTGVSAIAAILTAAWTFDTYDARWIDLPLPRWPDIEGIHGTFGLYALLAFPLLVLYAFRQGDRRLAQPDSLATLTHTSPARPVWWYALHRCTNTAMLLAMTFALFSGKMMDSGWLPRGETHHAWYLTHLVSWVVLVLALGLHLLMSAKVGGQPLLLSMMDWRFRAKDHPRHWPGHIAQTWHQRQFSTLHGWLTWARSIRLLEALILVAIALAWIIPIFKY from the coding sequence TTGCCGACCCGCCCTTATCAACCTCTGCTGCTGCGTATTTTGCACGGCGTGACCGGAGTTTCGGCGATCGCCGCCATCCTCACCGCCGCTTGGACGTTCGACACCTACGATGCTCGGTGGATCGACCTGCCCCTGCCCCGCTGGCCAGACATTGAAGGCATCCACGGCACCTTTGGGCTATATGCGCTGCTGGCGTTTCCGCTGCTGGTGCTGTATGCCTTTCGTCAGGGCGATCGCCGCCTGGCCCAGCCCGATTCGCTAGCCACGCTGACTCACACGTCTCCCGCGCGACCCGTGTGGTGGTATGCGCTGCATCGCTGCACGAATACCGCTATGCTGCTGGCGATGACGTTTGCGCTGTTTTCCGGCAAAATGATGGACTCTGGCTGGCTGCCACGCGGCGAAACACACCACGCCTGGTATTTGACGCATCTGGTGTCTTGGGTGGTGTTGGTGCTTGCTCTGGGGCTGCATTTGCTGATGTCGGCTAAGGTCGGGGGGCAGCCACTGCTGCTATCGATGATGGACTGGCGATTTCGAGCAAAAGATCACCCCCGACACTGGCCAGGGCATATCGCCCAGACCTGGCATCAGCGTCAGTTCAGCACCCTACACGGCTGGTTAACCTGGGCCCGTAGCATCAGGCTGCTGGAAGCATTGATTTTGGTGGCGATCGCCCTGGCCTGGATCATTCCAATCTTCAAGTATTAG
- a CDS encoding photosystem I assembly protein Ycf3, which produces MPRSQRNDNFIDKTFTVMADLILKVLPTNKAAKEAFAYYRDGMSAQADGEYAEALANYEEALKLEQDPYDRSFVLYNMGLIYASNGEHDRALESYHQALELNPRMPQALNNIAVIYHYLGEQAELANNTSEADKNYDQAAEYWERAIRLAPNNYIEAQNWLKTTGRMKIDVFF; this is translated from the coding sequence ATGCCCAGATCTCAACGCAACGACAACTTCATTGATAAGACCTTCACCGTCATGGCAGACCTGATCCTCAAGGTACTGCCGACGAACAAGGCCGCCAAGGAAGCCTTTGCTTACTATCGAGATGGCATGTCGGCTCAGGCAGATGGGGAATATGCCGAAGCCCTGGCAAACTACGAAGAAGCGCTGAAGCTGGAGCAAGACCCCTACGATCGCAGCTTTGTGCTGTATAACATGGGGCTAATCTACGCCAGCAACGGCGAACACGATCGCGCCCTAGAAAGCTACCACCAAGCGCTAGAACTCAACCCTCGAATGCCGCAGGCGCTCAACAATATCGCAGTGATCTACCACTACTTGGGCGAACAGGCCGAACTGGCGAATAACACTAGCGAAGCAGACAAAAATTATGACCAGGCAGCGGAATATTGGGAACGTGCCATCCGCCTTGCGCCCAACAACTACATCGAAGCCCAAAACTGGCTGAAAACCACCGGCCGCATGAAGATCGACGTATTTTTCTAA
- a CDS encoding R3H domain-containing nucleic acid-binding protein, whose translation MTFNGNDSAEYRPSVTPATASAAAKPAQPLQITDDLDQLLAILPDTIRDRLEQHPQRNVLVEVVLDLGRRPEARFPNKSEYLSEDAITKADLQHCIDRVGIFSGDNRAGIEKTLHRISAIRNRAGEIIGLTCRVGRAVYGTIGMIRDLVESGRSILMLGRPGVGKTTALREIARVLADELEKRVVIIDTSNEVAGDGDIPHPAIGRARRMQVAHPENQHQVMIEAVENHMPEVIIIDEIGTELEAQAARTIAERGVQLIGTAHGNQIENLMKNPTLSDLVGGIQSVTLGDEEARRRGSQKSVLERKAPPTFDIAVEMLERQKWVVHESVADTVDALLRGRVPNPQVRQVNDAGEVTITHEQSGKGLDPKPVRSLPFGDSSTALRDTGAARVAGWRSSGQMMPLPSPRYDRVARFPRDTDSFSGLMSPERQSFDQMLNDSLERSLMSDEADPFGEVPTAGPNGEDLPLHIYPYAVSRHLVEQVIHTMNLPIVLTKDLDGADAVLALRSHIKNHSKLRQIAKESPAFIFTVKSNSMPQIIRALQRMLKMEDAFLDEPINLNLFSRSGDEDEIEALEEARLAVEQIVIPKGQPVELLPRSAKVRKMQHELVEHYHLKSSSFGEEPNRRLRIYPA comes from the coding sequence GCCTGGAGCAGCACCCCCAGCGCAATGTGCTGGTCGAGGTTGTGTTAGATCTGGGTCGCCGCCCCGAAGCCCGCTTTCCCAACAAGTCTGAGTATCTTTCCGAAGATGCTATCACCAAAGCAGACTTGCAGCACTGCATCGACCGAGTGGGCATCTTTAGCGGCGACAACCGGGCGGGCATCGAGAAAACGCTGCACCGCATTAGCGCCATCCGCAACCGCGCTGGCGAAATCATCGGCCTCACCTGCCGCGTCGGGCGGGCGGTCTACGGCACGATTGGCATGATTCGTGACCTGGTGGAATCGGGGCGATCGATCCTGATGCTGGGTCGTCCAGGCGTGGGCAAGACCACAGCCCTGCGGGAAATTGCCCGCGTGCTGGCGGATGAGCTAGAAAAGCGCGTCGTGATTATCGACACCTCTAACGAAGTGGCCGGCGACGGCGACATTCCCCACCCCGCCATCGGTCGGGCCCGGCGGATGCAGGTGGCCCATCCCGAAAACCAGCATCAAGTGATGATCGAGGCGGTGGAAAACCACATGCCAGAAGTGATCATCATCGACGAAATCGGCACGGAGCTAGAAGCGCAGGCCGCCCGCACCATAGCTGAACGCGGCGTGCAACTGATTGGCACGGCCCACGGCAACCAGATTGAGAACCTGATGAAAAACCCCACCCTTTCCGACCTGGTGGGCGGCATTCAGTCTGTGACGCTGGGCGATGAGGAGGCCCGCCGTCGGGGCAGCCAGAAGAGTGTGCTGGAGCGCAAAGCGCCGCCGACCTTCGACATTGCGGTGGAAATGCTGGAGCGGCAAAAGTGGGTGGTGCATGAGTCGGTGGCAGACACAGTGGATGCGCTGCTGCGCGGCCGCGTGCCCAATCCGCAGGTGCGCCAGGTCAACGATGCTGGCGAAGTCACCATTACCCACGAACAGAGCGGCAAAGGGCTAGACCCAAAACCCGTGCGATCGCTCCCCTTTGGCGACAGCAGCACGGCCCTGCGCGATACGGGGGCGGCGCGGGTGGCGGGCTGGCGATCGTCGGGACAGATGATGCCGCTGCCGTCGCCCCGCTATGACCGGGTGGCGCGGTTTCCCCGTGATACGGATTCGTTCAGCGGTCTGATGTCGCCGGAGCGGCAGTCGTTTGACCAGATGCTGAATGACTCGCTAGAGCGATCGCTCATGAGCGACGAGGCCGACCCCTTTGGCGAAGTGCCCACGGCGGGCCCCAACGGCGAAGACCTGCCGCTGCACATTTACCCCTACGCCGTCAGTCGGCATCTGGTAGAGCAGGTGATCCACACGATGAACCTGCCCATCGTGCTGACGAAAGATCTGGATGGGGCGGATGCGGTGCTGGCGCTGCGATCGCACATCAAGAACCACTCCAAGCTGCGGCAAATTGCCAAAGAGTCGCCAGCTTTCATCTTCACCGTCAAGTCCAACAGTATGCCGCAAATTATCCGCGCCCTCCAGCGGATGCTGAAGATGGAAGATGCCTTTTTGGACGAGCCGATCAACCTCAACTTGTTTTCGCGCAGCGGCGACGAAGACGAGATCGAGGCGCTGGAAGAAGCGCGGCTGGCTGTAGAGCAAATCGTCATTCCCAAAGGGCAACCCGTGGAGCTACTGCCCCGCTCCGCCAAGGTTCGCAAGATGCAGCATGAGCTGGTGGAACACTATCACCTGAAGTCGTCTAGTTTTGGTGAAGAGCCGAATCGACGGCTGCGGATTTATCCGGCGTAG
- the rnhA gene encoding ribonuclease HI, with translation MKIQAIYTDGACSGNPGPGGWGTLVVFEDGSVHEMGGGDRQTTNNRMEMQAAIAALEYLKATGQTQPIPLYTDSQYLINGITQWINGWKRKGWKTSSGGAVLNQELWQRLDALNSRQIQWTYVRGHAGNAGNERCDAIARAFAQGQVPPLQQIGSMS, from the coding sequence ATGAAAATTCAAGCAATTTACACCGACGGGGCCTGTTCGGGAAATCCTGGCCCGGGCGGCTGGGGGACGCTCGTCGTGTTTGAAGACGGCAGCGTTCATGAAATGGGCGGGGGCGATCGCCAAACCACCAACAACCGCATGGAAATGCAGGCGGCGATCGCAGCGCTGGAATACCTGAAAGCCACCGGACAAACGCAGCCCATCCCGCTGTATACCGATAGCCAATATCTGATCAACGGCATCACGCAATGGATCAATGGCTGGAAGCGCAAAGGCTGGAAAACCTCTAGCGGCGGCGCAGTGCTAAATCAGGAACTCTGGCAGCGGCTCGACGCGCTGAATTCTCGCCAGATCCAGTGGACTTACGTGCGCGGCCACGCGGGCAACGCCGGGAACGAACGCTGTGATGCGATCGCCCGTGCTTTTGCCCAAGGACAAGTGCCCCCGTTGCAGCAAATTGGCTCCATGTCCTGA
- the gatC gene encoding Asp-tRNA(Asn)/Glu-tRNA(Gln) amidotransferase subunit GatC yields the protein MLDREQVHKVAHLARLALTPAEEEQFTTQLGSILEYFEQLNELDTRDVPPTTRAIDVSNVVRPDALQPYPDREAILDSAPDRDGEFFKVPQIMGGGD from the coding sequence ATGCTCGATCGCGAACAGGTTCACAAAGTTGCCCACCTCGCTCGCTTGGCGCTAACACCCGCCGAGGAAGAACAGTTCACCACGCAGCTTGGCAGCATTTTGGAATATTTTGAGCAACTGAATGAGCTGGATACCCGCGACGTGCCGCCGACCACTCGCGCCATCGACGTGAGCAATGTCGTGCGTCCTGATGCGCTCCAGCCCTATCCCGACCGCGAGGCGATTCTCGATAGCGCCCCCGATCGCGACGGCGAGTTCTTTAAAGTGCCGCAGATTATGGGCGGGGGCGATTAG
- a CDS encoding pentapeptide repeat-containing protein: MRWNTRIAAGLGMAIALLIGTILGWSMPAYAQAAKYAPPPSYSNAELRKHDFSGQELRSAEFSNANLDQANFTGANVRGGVFSASVLTDAILHGADLSNAMLDQVKFKGADLSDAVLTETILLRSTFQDVNITGADFTDAILDGAQVKELCKIADGVNPTTGVETRYSLGCRD; encoded by the coding sequence ATGCGCTGGAACACTCGGATCGCAGCAGGACTGGGAATGGCGATCGCCCTCTTGATCGGCACCATTTTGGGCTGGAGTATGCCTGCCTATGCCCAGGCTGCAAAGTATGCGCCACCACCGTCCTACAGCAATGCAGAACTGCGGAAACATGATTTTTCAGGACAGGAACTCCGTTCCGCCGAGTTTTCCAACGCCAATCTCGATCAGGCAAATTTTACAGGTGCAAATGTGCGCGGCGGTGTGTTCAGCGCGTCGGTTCTCACGGATGCAATTTTGCACGGCGCAGATTTGAGCAATGCTATGCTGGATCAGGTGAAATTTAAAGGCGCGGATCTGAGCGATGCCGTGTTGACTGAAACGATTCTTTTGCGTTCCACCTTTCAGGATGTCAATATCACGGGCGCTGATTTTACCGATGCCATTTTGGATGGCGCTCAGGTGAAAGAACTGTGCAAAATTGCCGACGGGGTGAACCCGACAACGGGCGTGGAAACGCGATACTCGCTGGGGTGTCGGGATTAG
- a CDS encoding tryptophan-rich sensory protein, giving the protein MQKSTGGTVLAIATPIAILGTLAVNTLSNTNPPGGANVGEIANTLLKDVRVLPANYAFIIWGLIYVGLIAYGIYQIRPAQAGDPAIVQVDALLIVACVAQIVWIYLFTFRQFWASTLAMGVILGSLILAYLRLGIGQDRVGRDRRWNAHIPFSIYLAWISVATIVNIASALFANNWNGGLSPDLWALLLLAIGTAIALVVFFQRRDVAFLLVFVWAYGAIAVRQAAFPLVQIGAIGGAVLLAGLVLWSLLQPRRQFE; this is encoded by the coding sequence ATGCAGAAATCAACGGGGGGAACGGTGCTGGCGATCGCCACACCGATTGCCATCCTGGGCACCCTGGCGGTAAACACGCTGTCTAACACAAACCCACCCGGCGGCGCAAACGTCGGCGAGATCGCCAACACGCTGCTGAAGGACGTGCGGGTTTTGCCTGCGAACTACGCCTTTATTATCTGGGGCTTAATCTACGTCGGGCTGATTGCCTACGGCATCTACCAAATCCGTCCGGCGCAGGCAGGCGACCCGGCGATTGTGCAAGTGGATGCGCTGCTGATCGTGGCGTGCGTGGCGCAGATTGTTTGGATCTATCTGTTTACTTTCCGGCAGTTTTGGGCATCGACGCTGGCAATGGGGGTGATCTTGGGGTCACTGATTCTGGCGTATCTGCGGCTAGGCATTGGACAAGACCGAGTGGGGCGCGATCGCCGCTGGAATGCTCACATCCCGTTCAGCATTTACCTGGCGTGGATCTCGGTGGCAACCATCGTCAACATTGCCTCAGCCCTATTTGCCAACAACTGGAACGGCGGCCTCAGCCCAGACCTGTGGGCGCTGCTGCTGCTGGCCATTGGAACGGCGATCGCCCTCGTCGTTTTTTTCCAGCGGCGAGACGTGGCGTTTCTGCTGGTCTTCGTCTGGGCCTACGGGGCGATCGCCGTTCGCCAGGCTGCCTTTCCGCTGGTGCAGATTGGGGCGATCGGCGGGGCAGTCCTTTTGGCAGGACTCGTTCTGTGGAGCCTGTTGCAGCCGAGGCGGCAGTTTGAGTGA